TGCAGGCGCCACCCTGATGGGCCTTAAACTTCTCGATCAGATTGTTATCCCAGCAGGCGTGAACCGCGCGGAAATCCGGCTCGTCGATGAACAGAGGAATGGTGTAGAACCATTCCAGAAATTCGTTCCACTCATGGGGATGGTGTTCAAACTGCTGCAGGGTTTCCCGGATCAGCCGGTCGTGGCGAGCGTTGTGCTCCCGTAGCCACTTCTTGCCACTACCCGGCCGTGCGCGGGTGCAATACCCCAGGGCGTTGTACTCATGGTTACCCATCACGATCCGCGCCGAACCATGCTCCACCATGTCCCGCACCAGGTGTAGGGACTCACGTATGCGCGGGCCTCGGTCGATAATATCGCCGATAAAAATGGCCTGCCGTGAATCGTGCTGATACACACCGTTGCGCTTGCGGTATCCCATCTGATCCAGCAACCGCTTCAGGGTGTGGGCACACCCATGAATATCACCAATGATGTCGTAGCCGCGACTCGCGCTTCGTTTCTGAAATGCCATGTTTAACTCGCTGCGATTTCGCTGGCCCAACCTAGCTTGTCCCGACAGGTGGCGTAAAAATTGTGGTCCGTCGGATGGATCAGGCGGATTTTAAACGGTTTCTTGGTGATGCGGATGATGTCACCGGGGGCGCAGGCAATGTTCATCTGGCCGTCAAAACTGATCTGGGGATAGGTTTCGTTAGTCTCCCCGATCACCAGTTTGATCTCGCTTTTGCCGTCAACCACGATGGGGCGGCTGCTCAGGGTATGAGGGAACATGGGCACCAACACCACCGCATCCAACTTCGGATGCATGATGGGCCCGCCCGCTGAGAGCGAATAGGCGGTAGATCCGGTAGGCGTTGATACGATCAGCCCGTCCGAGCGCTGGCTGTAGACAAAGTGCCCGTCGATATAGAGGTCGAAGCCGATCATCCGCGTGGACTTGCCCGGATGCAGCACGACATCATTCAGCGCCGTGCCGAAACCCAGGGGCTGGCCGTTTCGCTCCACATGGCCGTCCAGCAGGAACCGGGTTTCTTCGATGTACTCCCCCTGCAAGACCTTTTCCAGACGCTCTTCCAGATCGGACGGGGAGATATCGGTCAGAAACCCGAGCCGCCCACGGTTCACGCCCAACAGCGGGATCTTGGATTTGGCCAGTTCCCGTGCTGCACCAAGAAGGCTGCCATCACCGCCAACCACTATCACCAGGTCACAGATTTCGCCCAGCAGCTTTTTGCTGGCAACCTGAAGGCCATGGCCCGGCAGCATGGTGGAGGTGTCTTCCTCAATGATCACATGGTAGTTGTTGCGGATCAGGTACTGCTTGAGCTGCCGCAGCGACTCGACAACCTGCACGCTGCCCATGCGGCCAATGACGCCGATGTTCCTGAATTGGTCCATGAAACTTCCTGTGGGTGTCTGTATGGGGTCGATCGAAGGCCCCATACTAACGAAATACGGCGGGATTCTGAAAAAGTTCGTGTTAATTGGCGTGATCGTCGATTCAGGAATGGGCCTCAACCAGCTGGTGGTGCTCGCAGCGGTCATCGACGCCGGGGCGAAATTCCGAAGGCTGGCTCACCCGCATCACCGGTTCATTGCACTGCACCCCTTTGCCGCTCTTGTGGTGGCAGACCGGGTTCTCGTAATGCTCCAGCCATTCCCGATAGGCAGGCTCGTTCAGGCCGCATCGCGCCGCAGCGTAGGAGACGGGATTGCGGAAATAGGTCTCGATATCGCTGTATGGCAGGGTCACGTGGCCCACGCCCGGGTGATAG
This DNA window, taken from Marinobacter halotolerans, encodes the following:
- a CDS encoding metallophosphoesterase, which gives rise to MAFQKRSASRGYDIIGDIHGCAHTLKRLLDQMGYRKRNGVYQHDSRQAIFIGDIIDRGPRIRESLHLVRDMVEHGSARIVMGNHEYNALGYCTRARPGSGKKWLREHNARHDRLIRETLQQFEHHPHEWNEFLEWFYTIPLFIDEPDFRAVHACWDNNLIEKFKAHQGGACIDDDFLHASAAIESFAGQVMDTLLRGTDLRLPPGVKITGRDGYTREFFRTKFWADNPKTYADVVFQPDPLPEDVARRELTDHERSQLVTYPASAPPVFVGHYWMEGEPEPLKPNVACIDFSAVKYGKLVAYRLDGERHLSKDKFVWVDVERPEEADYPTSEDSIAR
- a CDS encoding NAD(+) kinase, which produces MDQFRNIGVIGRMGSVQVVESLRQLKQYLIRNNYHVIIEEDTSTMLPGHGLQVASKKLLGEICDLVIVVGGDGSLLGAARELAKSKIPLLGVNRGRLGFLTDISPSDLEERLEKVLQGEYIEETRFLLDGHVERNGQPLGFGTALNDVVLHPGKSTRMIGFDLYIDGHFVYSQRSDGLIVSTPTGSTAYSLSAGGPIMHPKLDAVVLVPMFPHTLSSRPIVVDGKSEIKLVIGETNETYPQISFDGQMNIACAPGDIIRITKKPFKIRLIHPTDHNFYATCRDKLGWASEIAAS